Proteins encoded within one genomic window of Numenius arquata chromosome 12, bNumArq3.hap1.1, whole genome shotgun sequence:
- the INSIG1 gene encoding insulin-induced gene 1 protein, translating into MPRLESCAWSCSCAARGRHKPPPGDAAAKAGEMLSSSVSGPAVAGPGARSPNSATGSTLNWSQHLVRRSVVLFVVGAFMALVLNLLQIQRNVTLFPDEVISTLFSSAWWVPPCCGTAAAVVGLLYPCIDSHLGEPHKFKREWASVMRCIAVFVGINHASAKLDFANNVQLSLTLAALSLGLWWTFDRSRSGLGLGITIAFVATLITQFLVYNGVYQYTSPDFLYIRSWLPCIFFSGGVTVGNIGRQLAMGIPEKPHND; encoded by the exons ATGCCCAGGTTGGAGAGCTGCGCCTGGAGCTGCTCCTGCGCCGCCCGGGGAAGGCACAAACCCCCGCCGGGGGACGCGGCCGCCAAGGCGGGCGAGATGCTGAGTTCCTCCGTCTCCGGCCCCGCGGTGGCGGGTCCCGGAGCGCGCAGCCCCAACAGTGCCACCGGCAGCACCTTGAACTGGAGCCAGCACCTGGTGCGGCGGAGCGTGGTCCTCTTCGTGGTGGGCGCTTTCATGGCCCTGGTGCTGAACCTGCTGCAGATCCAGCGGAACGTCACCCTCTTCCCCGACGAGGTGATTTCCACCCTCTTCTCCTCCGCCTGGTGGGTGCCCCCGTGCTGCGGGACGGCAGCGG CTGTTGTTGGCCTGCTGTATCCCTGCATTGACAGCCACCTTGGGGAACCACACAAATTCAAGAGAGAATGGGCCAGCGTAATGCGATGTATAGCAGTTTTTGTTGGCATTAACCATGCAAGTGCT AAACTAGATTTTGCAAACAACGTCCAGCTGTCCCTGACTCTAGCAGCCTTATCACTGGGTCTTTGGTGGACATTTGATCGTTCAAGAAGTGGTCTTGGACTTGGAATTACAATAGCCTTTGTAGCAACTCTGATAACCCAGTTTCTTGTATATAATGGTGTTTATCA GTATACATCCCCAGATTTTCTTTACATCCGTTCTTGGCTTCCATGTATATTTTTCTCAGGAGGTGTGACTGTAGGAAACATAGGACGCCAACTGGCTATG GGTATTCCAGAGAAACCACACAATGACTAA